In Elephas maximus indicus isolate mEleMax1 chromosome 4, mEleMax1 primary haplotype, whole genome shotgun sequence, a genomic segment contains:
- the NEUROD4 gene encoding neurogenic differentiation factor 4, with product MAKTYVKPKEMVELVNTPSWIDKGLGSQNEMTEEERRPDAYGMLSSLVEEHDSIEEEEEEEDGEKPKRRGPKKKKMTKARLERFRARRVKANARERTRMHGLNDALDNLRRVMPCYSKTQKLSKIETLRLARNYIWALSEVLETGQTPEGKGFVEMLCKGLSQPTSNLVAGCLQLGPQSALLEKREEKSPICDSAISAQNFNYQSPGLPSPPYGHMETHLIHLKSPVFKSLGESSFGSHPPDCSTPPYEGPLTPPLSISGNFSLKQDGSPDLEKSYSFMPHYRSASLSSGHVHSTPFQAATTHYDVPIDMSYDSYPHHGIGAQLNTIFTD from the coding sequence ATGGCAAAAACTTATGTGAAACCCAAGGAAATGGTGGAGCTGGTCAACACACCATCCTGGATAGACAAAGGTCTGGGCTCTCAGAATGAGATGACGGAGGAGGAAAGAAGACCAGATGCTTATGGAATGCTTAGCAGCTTAGTTGAAGAGCATGACAGtattgaagaggaagaagaggaagaggatggGGAGAAGCCCAAGAGAAGAGGTCCCAAGAAAAAGAAGATGACCAAAGCTCGACTTGAGAGATTCAGGGCTCGAAGAGTCAAAGCCAATGCCAGAGAAAGGACCCGGATGCATGGCCTGAATGATGCATTAGATAACCTGAGGAGAGTCATGCCATGTTACTCTAAAACCCAAAAGCTTTCCAAGATAGAGACTCTTAGACTGGCCAGGAACTATATTTGGGCTTTATCTGAGGTCCTTGAGACTGGTCAGACACCTGAAGGGAAGGGCTTTGTGGAGATGCTCTGTAAAGGGCTCTCTCAGCCCACAAGCAACCTGGTGGCCGGATGCCTCCAGCTGGGTCCTCAGTCTGCCCTCCTGGAGAAGCGTGAGGAGAAATCTCCTATTTGTGACTCTGCTATCTCTGCCCAGAACTTCAACTACCAGTCTCCAGGGCTCCCCAGTCCTCCTTATGGCCATATGGAAACACATCTCATTCATCTCAAGTCCCCAGTATTCAAGAGTTTGGGAGAGTCATCCTTTGGGAGCCATCCACCTGACTGCAGCACACCCCCTTATGAGGGCCCACTCACTCCCCCTCTGAGCATCAGTGGGAATTTCTCCTTGAAGCAGGATGGCTCTCCTGACCTAGAGAAATCCTACAGCTTCATGCCACACTATCGGTCTGCAAGTCTAAGCTCAGGGCATGTTCATTCAACTCCGTTTCAGGCTGCCACCACCCACTATGATGTTCCCATAGACATGTCCTATGATTCCTACCCCCACCATGGCATTGGGGCCCAACTCAATACCATCTTCACTGATTAG